One Oncorhynchus nerka isolate Pitt River linkage group LG5, Oner_Uvic_2.0, whole genome shotgun sequence genomic window carries:
- the f9a gene encoding coagulation factor IXa: protein MATVDLILLLCVMLLDCRLVWGAPVFLSDQAADSVLRRQRRHNTGVFEELLWGNLERECLEERCDLEEAREAFENEEKTMEFWAAYEDGDQCKSSPCLNQGSCKDQKGSYSCICLRGFTGTNCEIVTVRQCAVNNGECMHFCENLDTYGAECSCAEGYKLAQDRVNCNPEVEFPCGRDRRTVITDMSRSLLPLKKTRSDANVITTPSLTPANTTKPPVRDLNVRIRIVGGDTVTPGDIPWQAALVQRPSGQVFCGGSILSQLWVITAAHCLVEGQQGSFFVRVGEHNINVKEATEQDHEVSKQYKHPLYDSQQSLYNHDIALLRLHNPITFSSHARPICLGPKVFTEDLVKDQSPATVSGWGRTRFQGATSHLLQKVEVPFTERTSCKDSSSARITKYMFCAGYAHVAKDSCQGDSGGPHTNRYHDTWFLTGIVSWGEECAKDGKYGVYTRVSHYYRWIRHVMSVTKRMLHDVLDD from the exons ATGGCAACAGTTGACCTAATCCTCCTCCTGTGTGTGATGCTGCTAGACTGCCGGCTGGTCTGGGGAG CCCCAGTGTTCCTGTCagaccaggcagcagacagtgtGCTGAGGAGACAGAGGCGCCACAACACAGGGGTGTTCGAGGAGCTGTTATGGGGGAAcctggagagagagtgtctggaggAGAGGTGTGACCTGGAGGAGGCCAGGGAAGCATTTGAGAATGAAGAGAAgacg ATGGAGTTTTGGGCCGCTTATGAAG ATGGGGACCAGTGTAAGTCGTCCCCCTGTCTAAACCAGGGCTCCTGTAAAGACCAGAAAGGATCCTACTCCTGCATCTGTCTACGAGGCTTCACTGGGACGAACTGTGAGATAG TAACAGTTAGACAGTGTGCGGTGAATAATGGAGAATGTATGCACTTCTGCGAGAACCTGGACACCTATGGGGCAGAGTGTAGCTGTGCAGAGGGCTACAAGCTGGCGCAGGATCGAGTCAACTGCAATCCTGAAG TGGAGTTTCCTTGTGGCAGAGACAGGCGGACTGTGATCACGGACATGTCTAGATCATTACTCCCCCTTAAGAAAACAAGATCAGATGCCAACGTCATTACaaccccctccctcaccccagcCAATACCACCAAGCCCCCTGTGAGAGACCTCAACGTCAGAATACGTATTGTAGGTGGCGACACAGTCACCCCTGGAGATATCCCATGGCAG GCTGCTCTGGTGCAGAGGCCCAGTGGTCAGGTTTTCTGTGGGGGCTCTATCCTCAGTCAGTTGTGGGTCATCACTGCTGCCCACTGTCTGGTGGAGGGACAGCAGGGATCTTTTTTCGTCAGAGTGG GGGAGCATAACATCAATGTTAAAGAGGCCACGGAACAGGACCACGAGGTGTCGAAGCAGTACAAACATCCACTCTACGACTCCCAGCAGAGTCTGTACAACCACGATATCGCCCTGCTGCGCCTGCACAACCCCATCACATTCTCCTCCCACGCCAGACCCATCTGCCTGGGGCCCAAGGTCTTCACCGAGGACCTGGTGAAGGATCAGTCCCCAGCTACAGTCAGTGGCTGGGGTCGCACACGCTTCCAGGGGGCCACGTCTCACTTACTACAGAAGGTAGAGGTGCCATTTACAGAGAGGACGTCGTGTAAGGATAGCAGTAGTGCCCGTATCACCAAGTATATGTTCTGTGCCGGCTATGCTCACGTGGCCAAAGACTCGTGCCAGGGGGACAGCGGGGGTCCCCATACCAACCGTTACCATGACACCTGGTTCCTGACAGGGATAGTGAGCTGGGGGGAGGAGTGTGCCAAGGATGGGAAGTATGGGGTATACACCAGAGTGTCGCATTACTATAGATGGATACGTCACGTTATGTCAGTGACCAAGCGCATGCTGCATGACGTCCTGGATGACTAA